In Drosophila bipectinata strain 14024-0381.07 chromosome 2R, DbipHiC1v2, whole genome shotgun sequence, one genomic interval encodes:
- the SkpB gene encoding S-phase kinase-associated protein 1, with amino-acid sequence MPIIRLESSDKEIFDIEQEIAKCSETIRTALEDLGDESDNSVLPLPNVNSLILKKVLHWATYHKDDQQVTEEDENKEKRTDDISSWDADFLKVDQGTLFELILAANYLNIQGLLDVTCKTVANMIKGKSPQEIRDTFTISNDFSPQEEEKVRKENEWCEEK; translated from the coding sequence ATGCCTATCATTCGGCTTGAGTCTTCCGACAAGGAGATCTTCGACATCGAACAAGAGATTGCCAAGTGCTCGGAGACGATTCGCACGGCGCTCGAGGATCTGGGCGATGAGAGTGATAACAGCGTGCTACCGCTGCCGAACGTCAACTCATTGATCCTTAAGAAGGTTCTCCACTGGGCCACCTACCATAAGGATGATCAGCAGGTGACCGAGGAAGATGAAAACAAGGAGAAGCGTACCGATGACATTTCCTCTTGGGACGCCGATTTTCTGAAAGTCGATCAGGGCACTTTGTTCGAGCTCATCCTAGCGGCCAATTACTTAAACATCCAGGGCCTGTTGGATGTGACCTGTAAGACTGTGGCCAATATGATCAAGGGCAAGTCGCCGCAGGAGATTCGCGACACGTTTACCATCAGCAACGACTTTTCGCCTCAGGAGGAAGAGAAGGTGCGCAAGGAAAACGAGTGGTGTGAGGAGAAGTAA